The window gggactgtccctgtaactactgattgtaagtcgccctggataagggtgtctggtaaatgctgtaaatattaatgcttattcacaaatgtactcaagcaaaagtaaaaagtgtaaaagtaaatgtaacttgttactCTTCACTGGTTATAAACTGTGAGTGTCCTGATGAGTTATGTTTTTGGGGGTGCGTGGCGATAACGGAAGACTGACGGTGCCATTCAcctgggccagcggtggcctgcCGGGTGAGGAGGCGGACCCGTAAGCGGAAGGATGTGGGTTCGAACACCGTGCTGaaggccccgtccccacacactgctccccgggcgcctgtcatggctgcccaccgctcaccaagggtggtggttaaatgcagaggacacgtttcgccaTGTCACCGCATGCCGCGCTGCAGTCTTTCACGTTTCCCGTCTAGcggtaatttaaaaaataaacaaggtCATTTATTCAGTTGGTCACTGAAATCTGTTCGGCTCACTCTGCTCTGATTCtggaaaaagtgtgtgtgtgtgtgtctgtgtgtgtgggggggggaatAGCACGAGCATTAAACATTAACGGCACAACAAGGACAACATTCCAGACCGTTCACCAGCTCACCCCGTACCAGCAACCGAGAAAAACAAGCGCCAGGCCTCAGGGGGAACAGGGCTGTTCTTGTGAAACATCGCCTTCGCCACCTTCAGCACGCTCCGAAGCGCCCTGGGACGCACCCTCCAAACGCAGGGCCGCGGCCAATTCACCCTCCGGTTTAAAAGAAGGGTTCGAGCCGGCGACCCGCCAAGACCAGGCCCGCCAACCGGAACCGACACAGCAGAAAGGAGGAAGCGAGCGCGCCGGTTCCCCGGCCACAGAACAGCAACCCCCCGAAATGAGGAAGTACCTCCCCGTGCGTTGCGTTTTTTGTTAGACGTGTCCTCGTTTGACGAGTTGGAGCGCAGGCCGCGATAACAGCGCCATAGCTCCACCACGCTGATTCAGAAACATCGGCACGACTCCCAATGCGACAGGGACACACCTTATAAGGAAAAGTTTCAAAACTCAAAATCCATTCTTTTCTCTCCACACGTGGAGACGTATAAGCATTATGGGCCAGTGGtgttctagcggttaaggaagcggccccgtaatcagaaggttgccgattcgaaccccggtccgccaaggtgccactgagcaaagcaccgtccccacacactgctccccgggcgcctgtcatggccgcccacggctcactcagggtgatggttaaatgcagaggacaaatttcactgtgtgcaccgtgtgctgtgctgctgtgcatcacatgtgacaatcacttcactttaaaacttttATGTcagtttattcattaaattcaccttcaccccacccacccctccaAATGTGTTGGATGGTTTTTTAAGGTCATGGGTGGTAACACACTCTGGTGaccctggttcgaatcccacttactaccatcgtgtccctgagcaggacacttaaccctgagtgtctccagggggggactgtccctgtaactactgattgtaagtcgctctggataagtacgtctgataaaagctgtaaatgtaaatgctgcggTGACCTCCATCACCCCCGGCAGGACTGGGGGCACGTCCTCCGGTATTATGGACCTTTTTCGTTCTCCCTGGGTCCGTGAAAGGCGCTAcgtgaattattattattatacattgtTATTACTACTCAATTACCGCCACCGTTTATTTTTATGTCCAGATGCTCCAGAAGACGTGGTTTTCTGACAGTTACACCAACAACAAGGCGGTGCGCGGGCTAAACCGGCGGTTGTTGCCTGTCTCCGTCTGTGTTTGGGTTACCACCCCGTTATCAGAGTCTGTGTCGTCAATGCGTTTCTGAAAGCCCGGCTGGGAACGTGCGAGAGCCGGACGGAAGCCGAGGCCCTAAGTGTCCGGCCTCGCCGCCGTCTGACTTGCTTCAGCGCCGGTCACATGCCAAGTGCCAAGGATTCCATCGAGAAAGGCAGCGCTGACCCCAGACACCCGGCGTCCTCCCCCCTCAGACGCCGTAATCCCCCGACCCCTTTGATGAGCGCGAAACCCCTCCGGCAGAGCCGGGGGAACGGCCTTCGACGCGGCCATGGCGGCCAGAGATAGGGAGGGGTGGCGAGGAAGAGGCCGAGGGAGGCCGTGGCGGCGGCCAGCGAGGATTTTTCCaggggaaggaagaaaaaacgCCTCACAATGGGTTTACGAAGGAGGCGGAGTGCTGGGGACGAGTACTTAGCGGCCCTTATTGAGGATAATTGGTTTCAGGAGGCCGGCGTTTCCATCCATCCGCAGGCCTCCGGGAGGCCGGGGCGGGGTTTATCGGAGACCGGCCGATTTCCTCCGCGGACGGGCAGCAGAGCGGCGTAAGAAACTCCCACGGCTGGCCCCgaaaaaatgtaaacatctgGTAAACATTTAGACAGGCAGCCCTTGGGCTGAGGGCGCTAAATAAGATGTTAAGGGCCTGATAGCCCGGCAGTGGGCGTGTCGTGTGTTGACAGGGGGCGgggttttttaaaaatcatccagaatacaggctcctccccctttaaaCTTTGTTCACCTGTACTTTTCACGCTCGGACGCCGACAAAACGCGCTCAGGAGCCGCCGCTCTTCGTCTCTGTAAATGATCGTGTTTCGGTCACGATGCTCGGACGTCGCCGTGGACCCGCTCAGGCGGGCCGGTCACATGACCGCCGGTCCCGGGGGGCGACAACGCGCGTCCGACCCCCTTTCCGTGCCTTCAATCACGTCCGTCCGAAGAGTTGGCCGTTTAACAGACACCTTTACGCTCCGACGCGTCTTACCTTCGGGTCTCCGCGTTAATGgcgaggatgaggatgatgatgatcgGGGTGGAGCGGCTAGTGGAGGAGCGGAACTCGGCCCCGCGGGTCGCTCCTCATCCCGGCAGAAGTTGCTCCGCTGCGCGGCTGCGTGGGGAATTCCCGGCGCTCACATCTTCCTCCGGGAAACCGGACTGGCGCGCTGCCGACCCCTTCCCGACAATAAAACGacaataaaatgataataataataaaaaaaaacttaacagggaaataaaaataagcGACGGGAAGCTGGAAACGCGGGCGCAGCGGTCGGCGGGTGAAAGACCGTGTCCGGTCGGGAATTTCGGAGTGGGGACCGGAGGGCGGACCCGTCCTCTCTCCTCCTACCGACCGAGAAAACGCGAGAAAGGGGAGAGAAGTGGGCGCAGCGGGCTTTTTCAAACGCGGCCCGGCGTCGTGAAACGAtcgttgcaaaaaaaaaaaaaaaaaaaagctcgcTGTTCCCATAccgggagtcgaacccgggccgcCTGGGTGAAAACCAGGAATCCTAACCGCTAGACCATATGGGAGCCGATGCGCACGGCCCTCCACAAGTTTACTATAACGCGCCGGTAAATGGTTTTTAAATCGTTTTTAGTCAGCTTGTGGCCATAATCCTGACACCGAAAGCGGGCGATTTGGTGCACGGAGCAGAAACCCAGCTTTTTAACCGGCGTTGAGGCGGTTCGTGCTTCATTGCTTCGTGTGATGAGTCGGTGCGCTCGGGCTCCCTCTGGTGGCCAAACGTCGCGGCTGCAACGGGGGCAAAATTCACGTACGATttacaccttctcgttcaacgcgttttctttatgttcatgaccatttacgttggtagattctcactgaaggcatcgaaactatgaatgaacacatgtggagttctgtacttaacaaaaaaaggtgaaataagtgaaaacatgttttatattctagtttctttgctctgataactgctttgcacactcttggcattctctcgatgagcttcaagaggtcgtcacctgaaatgcttctccaacagtcttgaaggagttcccagaggtgtttagcacttgttggggtccagctcaccccaaaccatctggattgggttcaggtccggtgactgtggaggccaggtctccactttttgttaagtacagaactccacatgtgttcattcatagttttgatgccttcagtgagaatccaccaacataaatggtcatgaagataaagaaaacctgttgaatgtgaaggtgtccaaactttgggtCTGTACTATATTTCGTGTCGcccaggtcctacagttgaacTTCAATTTCCTTACCATCATcgaaaaaaactgataaactcaacaatacatttccagccttatgcacctgataacacactgaccattttgcacgtttgtcttgtgtgtcctgtttgaaatatccagtATATCCAGTTACATGATGTCCAGTTACGTCCTGTTCATTGTGCAGAAAAGGTTTATTTTTctcttatatttatttatttttggcttTACTTTATTAaccccgaaggaaattgcttctctgcttttaacaatcactgCCCCTATACAGGACTGTACAATATTTAAgttctagttttagttagtatggTTTagtgcgtacacacacacacacacatatatatatacatatatacatatatatatatatatatattattgtactattgggggggggggtcaataCACGGCCTACTGTATATACTgctgtactgacaataaaccaaatcTTGAATCTTAATTTCCATTCCTTGTCGTGACAGCCAGTGTCCATCAGGGGACACTGGGTTGGGGACACACCCAGGGTGGGGCACCAGCTCACCGtagggtacatttacattacatttacagcatttatcagacgcccttatcaagagcgacttacaatcagtattacagggacagtctccctggagcaatttagggttaagtgtcttgctcagggacacaatggtagtaagtgggattcgaacccgggtcttctaggtacacacacacacacacacacacacacactcacagccacTTTAAAGTCACCCATCCACCTGGCACGCAAGCTTCGGCCACACAAGTTCCGAGCCGGGACTTGAACCCGCACAAacctggaggtgtgaggccacgtcgctAATTAGGAGCAGCAAAATATTCGCTAATAGCATGAGTGATCAGTCAGAAAAAGTGGTgtcgaataaaaaaaatgtttaattcacACTGGAGTTTCAtaaaaataagtgtgtgtgagtggaagGATGAGCCAGCTGAATCGGGTGTGTCTGAAGGGCGGGACCACATGCACCAATCGGCCGCCCGGATGACGAAAAGGACGGCTGGACGGGTGATTAATGAGATATTTTATGGGAGGAAGACGAGTCGGCGGAggggtggttttaatgttcttGTCGACTGCCGGGCCGCCTCCATCGCAGGAGTTTCATTTGATATATTTCCCTAACGTACATCGCGACCCAAGCGGAGAAACGGTTTTGGAAACACACCGACAATTTATTCTCTTGGTCCATCCAACCATTTCTCGAAACCGTGCCGGAGGCACACTGCAGACtaatacagacagaaaaactcGGCAGAGGAGACAGTCGGGCAGTgtcgtcatcgtcatcatcatgaCAGAGGGTCAGTAGCAACTGTGGTGGCGTTGACCGGACCCCCGCATTAACGCAAGGTCACCAGCTCCTCTGAAGACGTGGGGTGGATCGCGACGGTCCGGTCGAAGTCGGCCTTAGTGGCGCCCATCTTGATGGCCACGGCGAAGCCCTGGAGCATCTCGTCGCAGCCCACGCCCTGCATGTGGAGACCCACCACCTGGGGGCGGGAAGAGGGGAACCTATCAGCGGGTGCGCGcgggcggaggcagagaaaaggggcggggccgggcgTTACCTTCTCCTCTGCGCCCGCGCACACCAGCTTCATGATGCACTGCGTCTTACGGGTGGTCAGGGCGTGGTACATGGGGCTGAAGGAAGTCTTGTATATCTTAAGATTGTCCTTCCCCCACTTCTTCGTGGCCTCCTCTGCACAATTTAATAGGctcatcatcatttttttcaaacCCTTTTTTGCTGAAATATCTTCGAATGAAATgataatataatgaaatatatcgtGTAATACGGtgagactaaatgtggtttatAATATAAGAACATCTAATGTCTATAAAATAACctggttttaatggtgaaatgGGTACTAGGTACTtgttgactgggttaaatagaatagTCATGGGAAAATCTGACTAATaaaagactaaaatgctcagattaAAATGAGCCTGGACGTGACGAAGACTAATAAAACACCGAAATGACAACCGGACGGAAAGAATAAAACAAGTATTAAGACAAACcaccaaaaacaaatacatcaCTGTGTAAAGATTAGGCATTTGTGCTCTTGAGCGCCCCCTACAGGTTCGATCCGATCTTGCGCCAAGTCTTAAGAATTATTATAGATGAACCCGCATTTACCCTCGGTGTACCCGACTGTGCCTATGGGTGGATGGCTGAACACCACCGTGGGGATGCAGCTGTAGTCCAGCCTGGAATCCGGCTTTCCTTCGAACAGCCGGTGCGCCAGCTTCCTGCCTGCGGCGATGGCCACTGCGGACGGGAAGAAACAGGCGCGAGAATGAAACGCACCCGGCTTCCCGACGGCGAGCGGTGGGCAGGGAACGGGCACCTTACCGGGCGTGAGGAGGGCCTTGCCGCACACGTCGCCCACGGCGTAGATCCCCTTGCGCGTGGTGTTCTGGAACTCGTCCACCACGATGTGGCCTTTCTCGTCAAGCTCCACGCCCTGTCGGTCAAAcggtcagccaatcagagcgcagcgTTTCATCGACAGAATCGAATGTCAACATCTACGTCAATTTGACCATTTCTCTGATGTTCAGCCCTGAAGTGTTGGGCTCTCGGCCGATGGCCCACAGTAGACAGTCCACGTCCTGGACGACGCTCGTTCGCTCCTCCTCCCTCGTGTCCGGGTCCTTGGTGACCAGCGTGACCTCCAGGCCGCCGCGCTGCTGCCGAACCGACTTCACCTGGAGGCCGACACCGGAGCATCGACACACGAACTACAGCGTGTAAAGCGGTCCGAACAAAAAACCGAGCGGATGAAGAGAAGCCGggtacctgtgtgtgtttccacaaATCTACACCCGCGTTCAGTAGTTCTTTGGTGCAGTTGTTGCTGATGTAGGAATCAAAGTTCCTCAACACCTGAAAACAAggcaagaagaaagaaagaaaattcattttatatatataaaaataaaaaaaaattaaaatgtacaaacacaTAGTTGCTTACCACGCCCTGGCGAAGGATGATTGACGTTCTGGAGCCCAGAGTGGAAAGGATACCCGCCATCTCCACGGCGATATACCCCGCCCCCACAATGACGCTACGTCTAAAcgagacaaacagaaaaaaaagccaacacAGCTATGTAGCATATGATGTTAAAAGAGGGACAGACAGGAAAAACATCGGAATTTCGGCGTGAGTGGGATTAAAAACGGGAAACTCTCGTTAAAAAAGCGGGAACGGACGTGTTGACGCGCCGATCTGTGGAAGCGCCGCCACTGTTCTAGGGGACAATATTATTAACACTTCCTCCTGTTACACTGTAACCAGACGCGGATTTGGCGCGACGGGAACAGACACGGTACAACGTGGGATCCGTTTCGTCCCCGATGCCAGCTGGACTCACTTCGGCAGGGATTCCAGTTGAAAGAAGCCGTCGCTGGTGATGCCAAGATTTGCACCTGCAGTTGTAAGAGAAGGAAAAGCGGCATGACAATGAGGCGTCCGGAAACGACAGCACGGGCGTCGCCACGCAGCCCACCTGGCACCTCCAGGTCGGTGAGGACGGACGGACGGCCGCCGGTCGCCACCAGGATGTGCGGCGCCGTGTACTTCTTCCCGCCGACCTCGACGGTGGGCTCCGGGCCGGCGACGAAGGTCGCGTGGCCGCGGATGGTCTGGATCTTGGCCTGCGGCGGGGCAGATTTTTACAAAGGGGGCACGAGTACGACGCGGCACGGGACGCTGCCGGCCGGGACGCCCGTACCTTGTCCAGGTTGTTCTGGTAGGTCTGATTTAGTCGGCTGACGTAAGCGTCCCTCTTCCTTTTCAGCAGCCTGTGAACATCCGGCAAAGAGGAAGTTGAGAGTTTATCACCCAAAGCGAAGTACAACGAGGGCGCGGCGCCGCAAAGCAAACAGAGTCGAGCGAAACCGCGGAGCGGGAAAACCGATCCTCCCTAAATGAGGAACATGACTTTGCACAACGGCCCGGACAAAAAGTTCTCGTCTTGCGTCAGCCCGTCACTTACTGCCAGCTGAACTGGCCGCTGGCGCCCTCGAAGCCGTAGTCCGAGTGGTCGTGGAGGTATTCTGCGTGCACGGCGGCGTTCCACATCACCTGCGGACACCGGGGAACGCAGGTTTACGCAGGAAAAAACCTCACGGCCGAGTCGAGTCGTGTTCGGTTCATTTACCTTTTTCGGAACGCAGCCCACGTTCACCtggaaaacaacacaaaaaaaaaaaaaactttttttttttatttaatttaattactggCCCTGCAATTAAGTCCATTAATAATCACTTGAGCCCATAACTGGTGATCTAATCAGCTTTTGCATGGGGGACTTGGCAAATATTccagaaaatggcaaaaaaaaaaaaaaaaaagtttcagaagGAGCCAATTGTGATGACCCGGCCGGACCCCCACAAAACCCCCCcatacagcaacaacaaaaaaagggggtCCGGTCTGGAGGCTTCGCTGCGCGCGTCGGGACGCGGGTCTTTATTGTCtgtttttacaattaaaaatatataaaatatataaaaaatatataaaatcccAAGAAGAAGCTGAAGACGCGGCTACTCACGCAGGTACCTCCGAGTCTGTGGCTCTCGACGACCGCCGCCGACGCGCCCAGCTCCGCCGCCCGGCGCGCACCGGCGAGGCCCCCGGAGCCGCCGCCCACCACCAGGAAGTCGAAGCGCAGCGGCGCGTCCGAGGCCATGGCGCGTCCGACGGGCCTGCGGGGAGAAGGCGCGAATGCCGAGCGCAGCGCCCGGCCGATCTGCGCGAGTAAGCCCATACCCAGGAAGTCGCGTCGCGTCCCGGTCGCCACACCCTCACCGTCCGACGCGCACGGCGCGAATGGGGGCCGCGGTTCGAGCCCGGCGCTTAGTCATCGTGACTCGCAACAATGGTGATGCAAATACGAGACGAAtaaaacggcaaaaaaaaaaaaaaaaaccgagcCGACAGCGAGACGCGCAgcgattaaaaaaacaacaacgcaCACGTGGAAATCGATAGAAAAATCTAAATGGATTTACGCACGGCCCGAGTGGGACGTTTCTGGAAGGGACGGGGCTCTCACACGGGCACGCGTGGAAAATTGtagcatatttctttctttcttttctttctttcttttttttttttaaaacgagGTTGGCCACGAAGAACGCGTGAACCGGCCCGAACTCGCCGACAAAAACGCGTTTCGGTCCGTCTTTCCtgttcttttctgtttgttttttttatgatgtttatTCTTATTCACAACTTCGTCGTAATTGTTTCGGCATCTTAAGTCCGATCGCGTCCCTGGTACTTCCCGTGAGGGGACGCTTCAGAAGAAAAgtcctttaaaaaataaagaaattctgtcgcttatttgtttgcttgtttgtttttttttttttttcgaattatatatatatatatattaagcgAATGCCGACGGGACTTTGCGAACGAGGATGACGgcgcaacccccccccctccccgtgcCGCCCAGAAAAGGACTTTTAATTTGTTCTGTCcagttttgttgttgttgcttttatttTCGCCACACGGGGGCGCCGGAACGCAATTTTTGGAAACGGTCCCGAGAACCTGTTGGTGCGGGAATCTTTGAACGACTTTGCGACAAATTAAGTACGGatctgaaaaaatgaaatgaaacgtgCATATGTACTATTACAAAAAGCACAATCATTAAAGCACCTTGCATCACGTGCCTGGCGTGACAagaccaataataataaaaaaaaaaaagtgcagcttTGCTGATTTCCCAAAGGACAATCTAATCTGCAGCGACTGGCTGATGACAGTCGGCGGTGCGACCACAGGTCAGGTCCTTCAGCAAGGAAACGTTCCCGGAACGTTTCGCCAAGGTTCCGGCGCCTCCGTCCGAGTCGCAGACGCGCCGCCACCAGcgccaccaccagcagcagcaccatggAGCGCAGCGCGGCGCTGCTCGTCTGGGGACTGCTGGCCGCGGCCGCGGCGGAGAAGTCGCCGTTTCTGGACGACGTCGTCCTGCTGTATGGCGACCGGGGATTTCTGACGCCCGGCGACTTTCGCGACCTGGTGGACAGTCTGGTGATAAAAAATCCGCCGGATCTGGGAAAGATCCGGTCCAACCAGGtcagaagtcttttttttaatacctcCAAACACTAATCCTTGTTAATAATATtgataataatgttaataatagaTTCAGCATGCAGTTCATTTGATGGAAGATTCATTTGATGCTCTGTCCTCGCTGTGCCAAAGTGCCTGTCTGGGGCCGAGATCCTGTCTCAGTACGGGCTCGGGAACCTCAGCCGGCTGGACGGAGGGCACCTGAGCACCGTGTGCCCGGCCCTCCTGCACCATGCCGTGGTGCCACAGTGCCTGGTGACGGCAGACGCCACCGGCCGGGCCATCAGCTTCCAGGGTGAGTCCCAACGCCGGCCAGCGTTTGACTTCGTCCCCAACTTTGGCCAGCCgctcgaatcccgagccacacacacggctccccgggcgcctgtcacggctgcccactgctcaccaagggtgacggttaaaagcggaggacacatttcgttgtgtcaccgggCGCTGTgctatttcacaatgacaatcacttcactttcaccagggTTCCACACCT of the Denticeps clupeoides chromosome 18, fDenClu1.1, whole genome shotgun sequence genome contains:
- the gsr gene encoding glutathione reductase, mitochondrial, producing the protein MGLLAQIGRALRSAFAPSPRRPVGRAMASDAPLRFDFLVVGGGSGGLAGARRAAELGASAAVVESHRLGGTCVNVGCVPKKVMWNAAVHAEYLHDHSDYGFEGASGQFSWQLLKRKRDAYVSRLNQTYQNNLDKAKIQTIRGHATFVAGPEPTVEVGGKKYTAPHILVATGGRPSVLTDLEVPGANLGITSDGFFQLESLPKRSVIVGAGYIAVEMAGILSTLGSRTSIILRQGVVLRNFDSYISNNCTKELLNAGVDLWKHTQVKSVRQQRGGLEVTLVTKDPDTREEERTSVVQDVDCLLWAIGREPNTSGLNIREMGVELDEKGHIVVDEFQNTTRKGIYAVGDVCGKALLTPVAIAAGRKLAHRLFEGKPDSRLDYSCIPTVVFSHPPIGTVGYTEEEATKKWGKDNLKIYKTSFSPMYHALTTRKTQCIMKLVCAGAEEKVVGLHMQGVGCDEMLQGFAVAIKMGATKADFDRTVAIHPTSSEELVTLR